A window of the Arachis duranensis cultivar V14167 chromosome 5, aradu.V14167.gnm2.J7QH, whole genome shotgun sequence genome harbors these coding sequences:
- the LOC107487817 gene encoding putative glycine-rich cell wall structural protein 1, which yields MVADQHGHGSRSYWDTFSELPQGTDVNTIRRRGGEDDGDGEDDSANGGGGSGYNGGDDGRYDGGMGGGSGGGEGGGGGGAGGSLNGDCYGYGGGGDNGYSGGKLGGDGGGGDGDYFVSSDMAMQESQTH from the exons ATGGTGGCCGACCAGCATGGGCATGGTTCGAGGAGCTATTGG GACACATTCAGTGAGCTTCCACAGGGCACAGATGTTAATACGATTAGGAG GAGAGGCGGAGAGGATGATGGTGATGGTGAGGATGATAGTGCAAATGGAGGAGGTGGCAGTGGATATAATGGTGGTGACGATGGTAGATATGATGGTGGAATGGGTGGTGGTAGTGGAGGAGGTgagggtggtggtggtggaggagctGGAGGCAGTCTCAATGGAGATTGTTATGGTTATGGTGGTGGTGGAGACAATGGTTATAGTGGTGGCAAATTAGGTGGTGATGGAGGTGGCGGTGATGGTGATTATTTTGTTAGCAGTGACATGGCGATGCAGGAGAGCCAGACGCATTAG